The genomic region ACTATAGAGGAAGAGAATTACACAACGAAAGTAGCCTACGGCGATCTATCCATTTTAGCAGACGAACCCCTAGATCTAGGTGGCCAGAATAAAGGCCTCACCCCCACCCAATTGCTCCTGGCCTCCATTGGCTCTTGCAAAGTCATCACCATGCGTATGTATGCAAATCGCAAGCAATGGGATGTCAAAAAAATTAACATAAACTTAAGCAGTGAGTTCGTAAAAAGCGACCTGCAACAGACGACTTACGTCAGATGTCATATCAGCTTTGAAGGAAATCTTGATGAAGATCAGATTAAAAGACTTTATATAATCGCTGATAAATGTCCAATCCACAAGATGTTACAGCATCCAATTATCATCGAAAGTAATGTAATTGATACAACAAAATAGCCGGAAAATTGTTGAAGATTGTATATTTGCGCTCGGATAAAGAAGAACCCTATGCCTTTTATTAGCGAACATACTTTTACCAGCCCATTCCAAAACTTTACACGCGAGGAGTGGAAACGGTTGAATGGTCAGTTGAGTAATATGCTAGCTGAAGAGGATTTAGGTGCGCTGCACGCCTTAAATGAGCCTTTAACGATGGAAGAGATCGAAGATATCTATATTCCATTGGCGCATCTCATGGACGTACATATCAGCGAGTTTCGGGAGTTGCATCGCCGCAGCAATGACTTCTTCCGCCGCAACAACCGCAAACTTCCGTTCATCATCGG from Sphingobacterium sp. BN32 harbors:
- a CDS encoding OsmC family protein, which produces MANEVQVTIEEENYTTKVAYGDLSILADEPLDLGGQNKGLTPTQLLLASIGSCKVITMRMYANRKQWDVKKININLSSEFVKSDLQQTTYVRCHISFEGNLDEDQIKRLYIIADKCPIHKMLQHPIIIESNVIDTTK